The nucleotide sequence ggaagcaggctccaggctctgagctagctgtcagcacagagcccgatgcggggctcgaacccacgaacgtgagatctgacctgagccgaagccggaggcttaaccgactgagccNNNNNNNNNNNNNNNNNNNNNNNNNNNNNNNNNNNNNNNNNNNNNNNNNNNNNNNNNNNNNNNNNNNNNNNNNNNNNNNNNNNNNNNNNNNNNNNNNNNNttttgttttatttatttttgatactgagagagacagagcatgagagggggaggggcagagagagaaggagacacagaactggaagcaggctccaggctctgagctagctgtcagcacagagcccgatgcggggctcgaacccacgaacgtgagatctgacctgagccgaagccggaggcttaaccgactgagccacccacgtgccccaagctATAGTATTTTCTTAACGGAGGGGTGCCTagcaggctcagtcagtggagcatgcaacttttgatctcagggttgtgagttcgagcccaatgttgggtgtagagattacttaaaaaaattttttttaaataaaggaaaataaaaagcataacaaGATATAGAGAAATGGGAAgcttcatacattgctggtgggaatgtaaaatatttcagtcACTGTGAAGAACAATTGTGGTTCctctaaaagttaaatataaaattatcataagactcagcaattccacttctagatatataaccaaaagaattgaaaacaggtctCAAACACATACTTGTACACTCATGTTTCAAAGCATACTATTTGGGAGAAACAAatgtcaatagatgaatgaacgaacaaatgGTGGTGCACATATCCAATGGAACATTATACGCCGTACCATGGAATAAAGTACTAATACATGCTATAGTGTGGACGAACCTTGATAACCTGCTAGGTGAAAacagccagacacaaaaagtcaCATATTGCATGTCTCCATTGATATGAAATagccagaataggtaaatccatagagacggAAAGCAGAGTCACAGTTGCCAagggccagagggaaggggtAGGAACAAGTAACTGCCTAATGAGTTCAGGGTTTTCTTCTGGggtgataaaatgttttataactagGTGGTTGTACAACACTGATTGTATGAAATGCATCtgaattattactttaaaatggttaaatttaTGAATTTCATACGACTTTctccataatgaaaaaaaaattctgcagtgATGGGCTCCTGTACTAGACAGCCTGGACTAGGTGAAGACCGGGTTTTCCCATTAttactgtgtgaccctgggcatcTTACCCAACCCCTCTGctatttcttcatctacaaaataaaaagtgtaattCCTTAACACAGTTATTGGAGGAAAAACATTAGATAAATATAAGTGAGAGGATTTTGTAAGCTGtaaatcaaaatacaaataaaaggtaTTCTTATTAACAATAACTAGAATGTATACTCCCATTTATGGACtaagtctacttaaaaaattttccatgcATTTTTCAGTTGCTGTTCATTGATCCCATGTAAAATTCATCTCAATATTTAGACTCTAACACCATTTCACGTGCTTACTAGTGTATTACAAATGAcatcaacattttatttagtgGAAACCCTACCTTAACATGCTCCTCTAAATATAAACTCATGGTACTCACAGGAATTGCTGTTAGCATCTGTCTTCCCAGCCTTCATGTGTCTGCTTGAGTTCTGCTGAGATTTGCTCTGTTCTTCTCCAGTGAGTAGGGCCTTTATTTCAGAAGGGATTTTTCCTTGGTCCATTGCCATGCACCACTGCTTGTActgaaatatgtaaaatgtatttaagtaaGATTTTACTAGTCAGAGTCCAGGAACCAGTGGTAGAAATCCCAGACGTAAGAACTCCCATAACTAGAGGTCGCACTGGCTGCTGGGAATCCTACCCCCCCACTGTATTTCCTGTTTATAACCTAGGACATGAGGCCTGCCATCTTTCAAAAGAGAGTAGGAAACTGCTGCTGAATCTTCCAGTGATAGACTGGAGTAGGGCTTAGATTAAGAAGGCCCTTctgggacggggtggggggcggggcgcaggCTAGGGTagtgggcctgggtggctcagtcggttgagcatctaactcttgattttggctcaagccatgatcttgtagttttctgggtttgaaccccgtgttgggctctgtgctgactgtgtgcgaagcctacttggaattctcccattctctctgcccctctgctgcccacattctctagctctcaaaataaacttaggggcgcctgggtggctcagtcagataagcgtccaactttagctcaggtcatgatctcacagtttgtgggttcaagccccacatcaggctctgtgctgacagcttgctcagagcctggggcctgtcttcagattctgtgtctccctctctctctgaccctcccctgctcacactgtctctctctttcaaaaaataaaaaaaatttaaataataaatacataaacttaaaaaataaaaaagaaggctcCTCTGGTTAAAAGAATATCTCTCCCCAGTGTGCCACTAATTAGAATTAATCTCTTTTTGCTGTCACATTATCATTTctactcctaaaataaataattttgtaatttcccttctctttcataAACATTCACTAAATATCTGCTTCCTACCAGAGTGTGGTATGGACTCTGGTGAATACAAAACTAGTTGGTTCAAAGATCATGCCCTCAAGTGGTTTACACTGCAGAAGGTAAGAAATAATTTGCAGCAGAAGtcaaattcaatatatatatttttaaatctactcAGTAGTGTTTATCTGGACTCTCTTCAGacccaactttattttcttaccatTTAAAATGCTGAAGTCCTAGTTGTGTGATGATCGTAGtggttttctctcctctccaaccTGTTACCTCCTCCCCTGAGCTCATAGTAATGAGATTTCTATTCTCTTTTATGTTTCTACAGCCACCACCCAAAATCTGAACGAATAACTGACCAAAACATGccaaataaattaatatgtgGAGACACAAATGGTATGCATATTGTTACATAGTTATATTGCTTTTTCCACTTGGCAATATATTGTAAATGCGTTTCTACATCTGTAAATGTACATGTGTTGTGATTTTTACTGGCTGCAAAGTAGTCCAATTTATGAACAtggcataatttatttaactcgTCCCTTATTGTTGTACATTTgggttattttacatttttctctttcataaacaATCCCTCAATGAGACATCATGCACTTTCTCCTCCCACCAACTACTATGCAAAACTGCTTCCTCGCTTACATCCTGGCAAACAGACTAATATTCTTTCCTATATCTGTCAAAGAGACATGAGAATTGGcatcttcatattttaatatatatttctttgactGCTAAGCTTAGGttgattttttatgtgtttaattgGGAGACTTTCTTACCATTTCCAGTTCCTCTCTGAGGGCACATATGGCTCTTTCCCGACTGGATACTAACTCTTCCAAATACTGGTATCTTAGCTTTTTCCTGGCCCGGCATTCTCTTGCACTCTGCCGGCTCCTCTCAAGTTTTGCCTTCAAGTCAATTTTGGCTGGCTTCCGACCACGTTTGCCAGGCTTCTTAACTTTGCCTCCAACCACcttcagcaagagagagaagaaatggttttttctctcagttctgtttCTAGGAAAGTGCCATGTCTGCATAGTAGCaaggaaaacatttacaaataataaataaatgaagcctaTGAAACGAAGCTTAATCTCATGACATGCCTTAATGAATCTTtgcttcatggttttttttttcccctgatacTTCTAATACCATGAGTGTGAGAGAAGAGATTCtgaaagttttcattatttcttcaataatAAACTCTAAGAAGTTTAACAGTAAACTTTATGAACCACATGTGGCTAAATGATACTATCCAAAAGATAGCCACTAAATGTTTTGTTCACAAAGAATTTTTATTGACTtgggaaaataagaagtaaaaaagtcaatatttaaaactgtaagtTCAGTgtaatcaaaacattataaacCACATAGAAGAAGTATGTTTGTTAAAAATTCAATGAGGATTTCTTTGACAGGTGTCATAAATAGCTTTCTCTCATCTGTAGGTTTTatgatttctaaatgtttacagttagaaaaaaacaaaatttgtagaaaaattgtgtttgtgcatatgtgtgtatatatatatacatatatatatatatatttcatatacatatacaaatatgtatcCTAAGAAATGTGGCTATGAATTCCCTCTTCAATTTTGTTGAGCCCAGAGGAAC is from Suricata suricatta isolate VVHF042 chromosome 10, meerkat_22Aug2017_6uvM2_HiC, whole genome shotgun sequence and encodes:
- the CREBL2 gene encoding cAMP-responsive element-binding protein-like 2, which codes for MDDSKVVGGKVKKPGKRGRKPAKIDLKAKLERSRQSARECRARKKLRYQYLEELVSSRERAICALREELEMYKQWCMAMDQGKIPSEIKALLTGEEQSKSQQNSSRHMKAGKTDANSNSW